The following coding sequences are from one Desulfonatronum thiodismutans window:
- a CDS encoding transposase produces MKYDPAVHRRRSIRLRDYDYAQAGAYFITICTQDRRCLFGEIVDGGMRLNGMGRVVAEQWDAIPRRFVNVALDDYVVMPNHVHGIIVIVGAPLAGAQNSAFANHRTSVDNRAPLDRAPARGAPTVGDIVGAYKSLCVHHGLKWIKQNHPSVVLGKLWQRNYWEHIVRDESELNRIREYICNNPAHWEMDSLFISTSCPERAAVRPYEAHEARAEYATEEWMV; encoded by the coding sequence ATGAAATATGATCCTGCCGTTCATCGTCGGCGTAGCATTCGATTGCGGGATTACGATTATGCACAGGCCGGGGCCTATTTCATCACCATCTGCACCCAGGATCGGCGGTGTTTGTTCGGGGAAATCGTGGATGGCGGAATGCGGTTGAACGGCATGGGCCGGGTTGTCGCGGAACAATGGGATGCCATTCCTCGACGGTTCGTAAATGTTGCATTGGATGATTATGTCGTCATGCCCAACCACGTCCACGGCATTATCGTGATCGTAGGGGCACCCCTTGCGGGTGCCCAAAATTCCGCGTTCGCTAATCACCGGACGTCCGTCGACAACAGGGCACCCCTCGACCGGGCACCCGCAAGGGGTGCCCCTACGGTGGGGGATATTGTCGGGGCATATAAATCGTTGTGCGTACACCACGGATTGAAATGGATAAAACAAAACCATCCCAGCGTTGTCCTGGGTAAATTATGGCAACGAAATTACTGGGAACACATTGTCCGCGACGAATCCGAATTGAACCGCATCCGGGAATATATCTGCAATAATCCGGCGCATTGGGAAATGGACAGCCTGTTTATTTCAACCAGTTGTCCGGAGCGCGCTGCTGTTCGACCCTACGAAGCCCACGAGGCCCGGGCGGAATACGCGACTGAGGAGTGGATGGTCTAA
- a CDS encoding type I restriction-modification system subunit M produces the protein MNSHLHEQLKGHIWEIANRLRGPYRPPQYRLVMLPMVVLRRLDCVLEPSKEAVLRQYAKLTAQNMPENAMDRLLGKAADPARTYPLYNISPFTFEKLLGDSENIAPNLVAYINGFSPTARAIFERFKFSDQIEKLDASNRLFTIIKAMSEVDLHPDRIDNLQMGYLFEHLVMRFNEQANEEAGDHFTPREVIRLMANLVYTGEQDVYIPGIFRTIYDPACGTGGMLSESEKFILGQNRQAHLALFGQEYNDESWAICCSDMLIKDEDTSSIVLGDTLGDGKTRDGFEGRQFHYLLANPPFGVEWKDQKTVVEKEHKEMGFAGRFGAGLPAINDGSLLFLQHMISKMHPYKEGDENAVGSKIAIVFNGSPLFSGDAGSGPSNIRRWIIENDWLDAIVALPDQLFYNTGIFTYVWLVTNRKAPERRGKVQLIDGTRFFQRMKKSLNNKRNEITDEQIRRLTRLYGNFQDGESAEVQINGDTETRVVSRIFENREFGFLKVTVERPLRMNFEASPERIARLDDQTAFANLATSKKRKNEAAAAREIEEGRRMQEAIRAALATLTKKGRYTDRASFDADLTSAAKKAGLKLPAPIKKAIFTALGERDPNAEICRDAKGRPEPDSELRDTENIPLPPSTELPLPMPFGPDKPNDKLVETFRNEIDAYMTREVLPHVSDAWVDYDKTKVGYEIPINRHFYVYKPPRPLNEIEAEIADLEGEIAGLLKGLKDD, from the coding sequence ATGAATTCGCACCTCCATGAACAATTGAAAGGCCACATCTGGGAAATCGCCAACCGGCTTCGCGGCCCCTACCGTCCGCCGCAGTATCGTCTGGTGATGCTGCCCATGGTGGTGTTGCGGCGTTTGGATTGTGTGTTGGAGCCGAGCAAGGAGGCGGTGTTGCGGCAGTATGCCAAGCTGACGGCCCAGAATATGCCGGAAAATGCCATGGATAGGCTGCTGGGCAAGGCCGCCGACCCGGCTCGTACCTATCCGCTGTACAACATCAGCCCGTTCACCTTTGAAAAGCTGCTCGGCGATTCGGAGAATATCGCTCCCAACCTGGTGGCCTATATCAACGGTTTTTCTCCCACGGCCCGGGCCATTTTCGAGCGGTTCAAGTTTTCGGACCAGATCGAGAAGTTGGACGCCAGCAATCGCCTGTTCACCATCATCAAGGCCATGTCCGAGGTGGATTTGCACCCGGACCGGATCGACAACCTGCAAATGGGATATTTGTTCGAGCATCTGGTGATGCGCTTCAACGAGCAGGCCAATGAAGAGGCCGGGGATCACTTCACCCCGCGCGAGGTCATCCGCCTGATGGCCAATCTGGTCTACACCGGCGAGCAGGATGTCTACATTCCGGGCATCTTCCGCACCATTTACGACCCGGCCTGCGGCACCGGGGGGATGTTGTCGGAATCCGAAAAATTCATCCTCGGCCAGAACCGTCAGGCCCACCTTGCTCTGTTCGGGCAGGAGTACAACGACGAATCCTGGGCCATTTGCTGTTCGGACATGCTGATCAAGGACGAGGACACCAGCAGCATCGTGCTGGGCGACACCCTGGGAGACGGCAAGACCCGCGACGGATTCGAGGGCAGGCAGTTCCATTACCTGCTGGCCAATCCGCCTTTTGGCGTGGAATGGAAAGATCAGAAAACCGTTGTCGAAAAGGAGCACAAGGAGATGGGCTTTGCCGGGCGTTTCGGCGCCGGGCTGCCGGCCATCAATGACGGCTCGCTGCTCTTCCTGCAGCACATGATTTCCAAGATGCACCCCTACAAGGAAGGGGACGAGAACGCGGTGGGCTCCAAGATCGCTATTGTCTTCAACGGCTCTCCCTTGTTTTCCGGCGATGCCGGTTCCGGCCCGTCGAATATCCGGCGCTGGATCATCGAGAACGACTGGCTCGACGCCATTGTCGCGCTGCCCGACCAGCTCTTCTACAACACCGGCATCTTCACCTATGTCTGGCTGGTCACCAACCGCAAGGCCCCGGAGCGACGCGGCAAGGTCCAGTTGATCGACGGCACGCGCTTTTTCCAGCGCATGAAGAAAAGCCTGAACAACAAGCGCAACGAGATCACCGACGAGCAGATCCGCCGCCTGACCCGGCTGTACGGGAATTTCCAGGACGGCGAATCCGCCGAGGTGCAGATCAACGGGGATACCGAAACCCGCGTGGTCTCCCGGATTTTCGAGAACCGCGAGTTCGGCTTTCTCAAGGTGACGGTGGAACGCCCCCTGCGCATGAACTTCGAAGCCAGCCCCGAGCGCATTGCCCGGCTGGACGACCAGACCGCCTTTGCCAACCTGGCCACCTCCAAGAAGCGGAAAAACGAAGCCGCCGCCGCTCGGGAGATAGAGGAAGGCCGCCGAATGCAAGAGGCGATTCGCGCCGCGCTGGCCACCTTGACCAAAAAAGGCCGGTACACCGACCGCGCCAGCTTCGACGCCGACCTGACCTCCGCCGCCAAAAAGGCCGGACTGAAACTCCCCGCGCCCATCAAAAAAGCCATCTTCACGGCTCTGGGCGAGCGCGACCCCAACGCGGAAATCTGCCGCGACGCCAAGGGACGCCCGGAGCCGGACAGCGAACTGCGCGACACCGAAAACATTCCCCTCCCCCCGAGCACCGAACTGCCCTTGCCCATGCCCTTCGGCCCGGACAAACCCAATGACAAGCTGGTGGAAACCTTCCGGAATGAAATCGACGCCTACATGACCCGCGAAGTGCTGCCCCATGTCTCCGATGCCTGGGTGGACTACGACAAGACCAAAGTCGGCTACGAAATCCCCATCAACCGGCATTTCTACGTCTACAAGCCGCCGCGTCCGCTGAATGAGATCGAGGCGGAGATTGCCGATCTGGAAGGGGAGATTGCCGGATTACTGAAGGGGTTAAAGGATGATTGA
- a CDS encoding restriction endonuclease subunit S: MIDHLINLPASWERMPLKFASKIDTSGVWGGEPGENTYDLPTVTTANIDNIGRVNLSNANIRSYNKYDSDYYKCRTGDIIVVKASGSATSIITGKCAQCVDDDDDFCFGNFTLRIRAKRDTLDERFLFYFLISDVTKERIKVMVSTTTYPNLKVGEYIGHEIPSPPLETQRRIAQLLDEKIARIDALIEKKRALLDRLAEKRQALITRAVTKGLNPDTPMKPSGIDWLGDIPAHWEVKRLKNITPKISVGIVVTPAAYYAEEGVLAIRGLNVKPMGFDFIDSRNISEEGHMLHIKSELYEGDLVSVRTGDPGTTTVITAELEKTNCVDLIIIRRPKEAEPRFLGWFLNSDAAKVQYEMGSEGALQLHFNVETSKEVTVALPPASEQVEIVKYIDCGLNYEKGRAEKVARSVELLHEYRSALITAAVTGQLEVA; this comes from the coding sequence ATGATTGATCACCTCATTAATCTGCCTGCAAGCTGGGAGCGAATGCCTCTAAAATTTGCATCTAAAATTGATACAAGCGGCGTCTGGGGAGGTGAACCTGGTGAAAATACGTACGACCTACCTACAGTAACTACTGCAAACATAGACAACATTGGACGCGTTAATCTTTCCAATGCGAACATAAGAAGTTACAATAAATATGATTCTGATTACTATAAATGCCGAACAGGAGATATTATTGTTGTTAAGGCTTCAGGTTCAGCGACCAGCATTATTACTGGAAAGTGCGCTCAATGTGTAGACGATGACGATGATTTTTGCTTTGGTAATTTTACTCTGAGAATACGAGCTAAAAGAGATACTCTTGATGAACGTTTTCTTTTTTACTTTTTAATATCTGATGTTACAAAAGAAAGAATCAAAGTAATGGTTTCTACGACCACGTACCCCAACCTGAAAGTTGGTGAGTATATTGGCCATGAGATTCCCTCCCCTCCCCTCGAAACCCAACGCCGAATCGCGCAACTTCTGGATGAAAAAATAGCGCGTATCGATGCCCTGATCGAGAAAAAACGCGCCCTGCTGGACCGTCTGGCCGAAAAACGCCAAGCCCTGATCACCCGCGCCGTCACCAAGGGCCTCAACCCCGACACCCCCATGAAACCCTCCGGCATCGACTGGCTGGGGGATATTCCGGCGCATTGGGAAGTGAAACGCCTCAAAAATATTACCCCAAAGATCAGCGTCGGAATCGTGGTTACGCCCGCAGCTTATTATGCCGAGGAAGGAGTCTTGGCTATACGTGGTTTGAATGTAAAACCGATGGGGTTTGATTTCATAGATAGCCGGAACATCAGTGAAGAAGGCCACATGCTCCACATAAAGTCCGAACTGTACGAAGGTGATCTAGTATCTGTGCGTACTGGTGACCCAGGTACGACTACAGTCATCACTGCAGAGCTGGAAAAAACGAACTGTGTTGATCTGATAATTATCCGAAGACCGAAAGAAGCTGAACCTCGTTTCCTTGGATGGTTTTTAAACAGTGATGCAGCTAAAGTACAATACGAAATGGGTTCTGAGGGTGCACTCCAGCTTCACTTCAATGTCGAAACATCAAAGGAAGTTACTGTGGCATTACCACCCGCTTCCGAGCAGGTCGAAATTGTTAAATACATTGATTGTGGGCTTAATTATGAGAAAGGTAGAGCTGAAAAAGTTGCACGTAGCGTCGAACTTCTTCACGAATACCGCTCCGCCCTCATCACCGCCGCCGTCACCGGCCAGTTGGAGGTTGCCTGA
- the nagE gene encoding N-acetylglucosamine-specific PTS transporter subunit IIBC produces the protein MNPLPFLQKIGASLMIPVAVLPAAAILLGVGYWIDPTGWGANSALAAFLIHTGGVLLDNMPLLFAIGVAFGMSRDKHGSAALAGLVGFLVVTRLCAPETIAHILRIPLADVSPAFGKINNQFIGILSGVISAGLYNRFSTVELHKSLAFFSGRRLVPILTSLAMIGVSAVLYVLWPILYEGLVGFGKTISELGAPGAGAYGFFNRLLIPTGLHHALNSVFWFDVAGINDIPNFLGGARSIGEGVGIPGVTGMYQAGFFPIMMFGLVGAALAFVHTSRPENRARTASIMLAAGFATFLTGVTEPVEFAFLFLAPWLFLIHALLTGISLYLAASMQWIAGFGFSAGLIDLILSSRNPLAVRWYMLIPQGLVFLTVYYLLFRFLILRFDLKTPGREDSAGGERETGPVVTPTEAAGSGRALEANLQERPQERLQEHPREHPHEHPQVHLARQVAQACGGLDNLVSIDACITRLRLEVRDGTLVDDAALKSLGARGVIRPSANTAQVVFGARAENIADHLLRWK, from the coding sequence ATGAATCCATTGCCGTTTTTGCAAAAAATCGGGGCCTCGTTGATGATACCGGTGGCCGTGCTTCCGGCGGCGGCCATCCTGTTGGGGGTGGGGTACTGGATTGACCCCACGGGATGGGGGGCCAACAGCGCCCTGGCCGCGTTCCTGATTCATACCGGGGGCGTGCTTCTGGACAACATGCCGCTGCTGTTCGCCATCGGCGTGGCCTTCGGCATGTCCAGGGACAAGCACGGTTCCGCGGCCTTGGCCGGGCTGGTGGGTTTTCTGGTGGTGACCAGGCTTTGCGCCCCGGAAACCATTGCCCATATCCTGCGCATCCCCCTGGCTGACGTGTCCCCGGCCTTCGGCAAGATCAACAACCAGTTCATCGGCATCCTCTCCGGGGTCATCAGCGCCGGGCTCTACAACCGGTTCAGCACCGTGGAACTGCACAAGTCTTTGGCCTTTTTCAGCGGTCGCCGCCTGGTGCCCATTCTGACCTCTTTGGCGATGATCGGCGTCTCCGCGGTGCTCTATGTTCTTTGGCCCATTCTGTACGAGGGGCTGGTGGGATTCGGGAAGACCATTTCCGAGCTGGGAGCGCCGGGCGCCGGGGCGTACGGCTTTTTCAACCGCCTCTTGATCCCCACCGGGCTGCACCATGCGCTGAACTCGGTGTTCTGGTTCGACGTGGCCGGGATCAACGACATCCCCAACTTTCTGGGCGGGGCCAGATCCATTGGTGAGGGTGTCGGGATTCCCGGCGTCACCGGCATGTATCAGGCCGGGTTCTTTCCGATCATGATGTTCGGGCTGGTGGGAGCGGCCTTGGCCTTTGTCCACACCTCCCGGCCCGAAAACCGCGCCCGGACCGCGTCGATCATGCTGGCCGCCGGGTTTGCGACCTTTTTGACCGGGGTCACCGAACCGGTGGAGTTCGCCTTTCTGTTCCTGGCACCCTGGCTGTTCCTGATCCATGCCCTGCTCACCGGCATCTCCCTGTACCTGGCCGCGTCCATGCAGTGGATCGCCGGCTTCGGGTTCAGCGCCGGCCTGATCGACCTGATCCTCTCCAGCCGCAACCCCCTGGCCGTGCGCTGGTACATGCTCATTCCCCAGGGGCTGGTCTTCCTGACTGTGTATTACCTCTTGTTCCGGTTTTTGATCCTGCGCTTTGACCTGAAGACCCCGGGCCGCGAGGACTCCGCCGGAGGAGAACGTGAAACCGGCCCGGTGGTCACCCCGACCGAGGCCGCCGGGTCGGGCCGGGCTTTGGAGGCGAACCTTCAGGAGCGTCCTCAAGAGCGTCTTCAGGAACATCCTCGGGAGCATCCTCATGAGCACCCTCAAGTGCATCTGGCCCGCCAAGTGGCCCAGGCCTGCGGCGGGCTGGACAACCTGGTGTCCATCGACGCCTGCATCACCCGGTTGCGCCTGGAAGTTCGCGACGGGACACTGGTGGACGACGCGGCCCTCAAAAGCCTGGGGGCCAGGGGCGTGATCAGGCCGTCGGCGAACACGGCCCAGGTGGTGTTCGGGGCCCGGGCGGAAAACATCGCGGACCACCTGCTGCGTTGGAAATAG
- a CDS encoding PIG-L deacetylase family protein → MTASAYLPFVRSLRDAVQEAALITQWDTEARPPEVEPERADVLLFSPHPDDEALVGGLPLRLAREAGLNVVNVAVTLGSRVEERAIRRLEAQRSCALLGFGLIHTRPEGFSAVNLTARHDNPAHWADMFQCVRSILQEHRPVCIFLPHAGDWHSTHLGTHWLVKDALQIMAANGEAFGGLIFETEYWSTNPAPNLMVESSLEDTALLVAAAASHASQVGRNPYHLRLPAFMLDNVRRGGELISGQYAAAPAMDFATLYKVSRWKNNALHAIPVRPTLRSADRLPRSLASMLSG, encoded by the coding sequence GTGACTGCTTCCGCCTATCTCCCCTTTGTCCGCTCGCTCCGGGATGCCGTGCAAGAGGCCGCGCTGATCACGCAGTGGGATACGGAGGCCCGACCGCCGGAAGTCGAGCCGGAGCGCGCCGATGTGCTCCTGTTTTCTCCGCATCCCGACGATGAAGCCCTGGTCGGCGGCCTGCCGCTGCGCCTGGCCAGGGAAGCAGGCCTGAACGTGGTCAACGTGGCCGTGACACTGGGCAGCAGGGTGGAAGAGCGCGCCATCCGGCGGCTGGAAGCCCAACGCTCTTGCGCTTTGCTCGGATTCGGCCTGATTCACACACGACCGGAAGGGTTCAGCGCGGTGAACCTCACCGCACGTCACGACAATCCCGCGCACTGGGCCGACATGTTCCAATGCGTGCGGAGTATCCTTCAGGAACACCGTCCGGTCTGCATTTTCCTGCCCCATGCCGGGGACTGGCATTCCACGCATCTCGGGACGCATTGGCTGGTGAAGGACGCTCTTCAGATCATGGCCGCCAATGGCGAAGCCTTCGGCGGTCTGATCTTCGAGACGGAGTATTGGAGCACGAATCCGGCACCGAACCTGATGGTCGAATCCAGCCTGGAAGACACGGCCCTTCTGGTGGCCGCGGCGGCCAGCCATGCAAGCCAGGTCGGCCGCAACCCCTATCACCTTCGGCTTCCGGCCTTCATGCTGGACAATGTCCGCCGGGGCGGAGAACTGATCAGCGGCCAATACGCCGCGGCTCCGGCCATGGACTTCGCCACGCTGTACAAGGTTTCCCGCTGGAAGAACAATGCCCTGCACGCAATACCAGTCCGCCCGACGCTTCGCTCCGCGGATCGACTCCCCCGGTCGTTGGCAAGCATGCTTTCCGGGTGA
- a CDS encoding transposase produces QSLGLADRMTGETKLLVMDCGLEDQEMLANLHDRPNTDFILKHNKRRESSTKWLELAKEKGVLIREDAKKGFRVYRGSTYRRLKDREEEIRLVFDVKETYKENGQLLFLPKVEIFSVWTSLRNFSDEEILRLYRLRGTSEQFHAEFKTEMDMERLPSGKFKVNKAFLRMGMLAHNMLKVISQDMVMERALGLKKATRRRIKTVMNSVVFMSCRLISHARTLVMQLGCSKEWHDWFNRLFQRLQAA; encoded by the coding sequence CCAAAGCCTGGGGCTGGCTGATCGTATGACCGGCGAAACCAAGTTGTTGGTAATGGACTGCGGTCTTGAGGATCAGGAAATGCTGGCCAATCTGCACGATCGCCCGAACACGGACTTCATCCTCAAGCACAACAAGCGCAGGGAATCCAGCACGAAGTGGTTGGAGTTGGCCAAGGAAAAAGGCGTGCTGATCCGGGAGGATGCCAAAAAAGGATTTCGGGTGTACCGCGGAAGCACCTACCGTCGCCTCAAGGATCGGGAAGAAGAAATTCGTTTGGTCTTCGACGTCAAGGAGACCTACAAAGAAAACGGCCAGTTGTTGTTCTTGCCGAAAGTCGAAATCTTCAGCGTCTGGACGAGCCTTAGGAACTTTAGCGACGAAGAGATCCTGCGTCTCTACAGGTTGCGGGGAACCAGCGAACAGTTCCATGCCGAATTCAAGACCGAGATGGACATGGAACGCCTGCCTTCGGGCAAATTCAAGGTGAACAAGGCCTTCTTGCGCATGGGCATGCTGGCGCACAACATGCTCAAGGTCATTTCCCAGGATATGGTCATGGAAAGGGCTTTGGGGTTGAAAAAGGCTACAAGGCGCAGGATCAAGACGGTGATGAACAGCGTGGTCTTTATGTCTTGCCGTTTGATCAGCCATGCCCGGACCTTGGTGATGCAACTGGGATGTTCCAAGGAATGGCACGATTGGTTTAACAGGTTGTTTCAACGCCTCCAGGCAGCGTAG
- a CDS encoding type I restriction endonuclease subunit R produces the protein MSGHTERDFEIAIEAGLTRAGGYEKRDAAAYDEALALFPEDVAGFLRDSQAVKWGQLEALLGDKTQATVLDDLAKELEIKGTLHVLRHGFKCYGKTFRLAHFRPNSGMNPEAAVLYAKNRLTIARQVGFTSVLKKTNGPPAGSSGRQAGKGRRCVIDVTISLNGLPVVTAELKNPLTGQRAADAVRQYMRDRDERDLLFAFKKRALVHFAVDPDEVWMATRLKGKETVFLPFNRGHQHGAGNPPVENNWKTHYLWDEVLEKDSLLDILQRFMHLEVKERKVKTDKGMRTIRKEAMIFPRYHQLDAVRKLVDHARMHGAGRNYLVQHSAGSGKSNSIAWLAHRLAGLHDAQDRKVFHSVVVVTDRLVLDQQLQNTIYQFEHKTGVVEKIDENTQQLAHALSSGTPIIITTLQKFPFISQALSTLERKGAGVKISTAGKRFAVIVDEAHSSQSGETATALRGMLNKDGIEAAIAAQLSDEEDDALTDEAKAAILRDALRRARQPNLSFFAFTATPKFKTKALFDEPGPSGTSPFHEYSMRQAIEEGFIMDVLRYYTTYKRFFGLIKQVENDPEVPRKKAAKALTRYLELHPVNIEQVASVIVEHFRLYVMHELGGRAKAMVVTGSRLAAVKYKLAFDRYIQDRGYIGIRSLVAFSGSVEDPDDPGSAYTEVSMNNGLAESELPEAFEREDYRVLLVAEKYQTGFDQPLLQTMYVVKRLAGVQAVQTLSRLNRMAPGKSRTFVLDFANEEEDIHRAFKPYYETTPMGENAEPHQLSALQHKLLAWTIFTAQEVNSFADVWYRRKRHHSAADHRVMNAVLDAGAARFQDHEEAEQEEFRGQLTAYRNLYAFLSQIIPYQDSELEKFYAFVRNLLAKLPPPGDGQAFALDDEVALRYFRLQQMTEGSIDLGEGEAYPLKGPTDVGTSCVMEGPVTLSSLVEKLNERFGTNFTEADQLFFDQISASAEDNEKIVEAAKANNLPNFSAFLERMLDELFIDRMENNEEIFSRIMNDKEFRSAAHEHLAEEIFKRVRDAEFRQDDRRPEPVHP, from the coding sequence ATGTCCGGCCATACCGAGCGTGATTTCGAGATCGCCATTGAAGCGGGCCTGACCCGCGCGGGCGGTTATGAGAAGCGTGATGCCGCTGCCTATGACGAGGCGCTGGCGCTGTTTCCCGAGGATGTGGCCGGTTTTCTGCGGGACAGCCAGGCCGTGAAATGGGGACAGTTGGAGGCGCTGCTGGGCGACAAGACCCAGGCCACGGTGCTGGACGATCTGGCCAAGGAACTGGAGATCAAGGGTACGCTGCATGTGTTGCGGCACGGTTTCAAGTGTTATGGCAAAACCTTTCGGCTGGCGCATTTCCGCCCCAATTCCGGCATGAACCCGGAGGCGGCCGTCCTCTATGCCAAGAACCGGCTGACCATTGCCCGCCAGGTCGGCTTTACCTCGGTGCTGAAAAAGACCAACGGCCCGCCTGCCGGTTCGTCCGGCAGGCAAGCAGGCAAAGGCCGCCGCTGCGTCATCGACGTGACCATCAGCCTGAACGGGCTGCCGGTGGTCACGGCGGAACTGAAGAATCCGCTCACCGGCCAGCGGGCAGCGGATGCGGTGAGGCAGTACATGCGGGACCGTGATGAACGCGACCTGCTGTTTGCCTTCAAGAAGCGGGCGTTGGTGCATTTTGCCGTGGACCCGGACGAGGTGTGGATGGCCACGCGCCTGAAGGGCAAGGAAACGGTTTTTCTGCCCTTCAACCGGGGGCATCAACACGGCGCGGGCAATCCGCCGGTGGAGAACAACTGGAAGACCCACTATCTCTGGGATGAGGTGCTGGAGAAAGACAGTCTGCTGGATATTCTGCAGCGCTTCATGCACCTGGAGGTCAAGGAGCGCAAGGTCAAGACCGACAAGGGGATGCGCACCATCCGCAAGGAAGCCATGATCTTCCCGCGCTATCACCAGCTCGACGCGGTGCGCAAGCTGGTCGACCATGCCCGGATGCACGGCGCCGGGCGCAATTATCTGGTCCAGCACTCGGCCGGGTCCGGAAAGTCCAACTCCATTGCCTGGCTGGCCCACCGCCTGGCCGGCCTGCACGATGCCCAGGACCGGAAAGTGTTTCACTCCGTGGTGGTGGTCACGGATCGGCTCGTCCTTGATCAGCAGTTGCAGAACACCATCTATCAGTTCGAGCACAAGACCGGGGTGGTGGAAAAGATCGACGAGAACACCCAGCAACTTGCCCATGCGCTTTCCAGCGGCACGCCGATCATCATCACCACGTTGCAGAAGTTCCCGTTCATCTCCCAGGCCCTCTCCACGCTGGAACGCAAGGGGGCCGGAGTCAAAATCAGCACGGCGGGCAAGCGCTTTGCCGTGATCGTGGATGAGGCCCACTCCTCGCAGAGTGGCGAGACGGCCACCGCCTTGCGGGGCATGCTGAACAAGGACGGCATCGAGGCCGCCATTGCGGCCCAGTTGTCCGACGAAGAGGACGACGCCCTGACCGATGAGGCCAAGGCCGCCATCCTGCGCGACGCCCTGCGGCGGGCGCGCCAACCGAACCTGAGCTTTTTCGCCTTTACCGCCACGCCCAAATTCAAGACCAAGGCCCTGTTCGACGAGCCGGGGCCTTCCGGCACGTCTCCCTTTCACGAGTACTCCATGCGCCAGGCCATTGAAGAGGGCTTTATCATGGACGTGCTCCGGTACTACACCACCTACAAACGCTTCTTCGGGCTGATCAAGCAGGTGGAGAACGACCCGGAGGTGCCGCGCAAGAAGGCGGCCAAAGCCTTGACCCGCTACCTGGAATTGCACCCGGTGAACATCGAGCAGGTGGCCTCGGTGATTGTCGAGCACTTCCGGCTGTATGTGATGCATGAGCTGGGCGGGCGGGCCAAGGCCATGGTGGTCACGGGCTCGCGACTGGCCGCGGTGAAATACAAGCTGGCGTTCGATCGCTACATCCAGGACAGGGGCTACATCGGCATCCGCTCGCTGGTCGCGTTCTCCGGCAGCGTGGAAGACCCGGACGATCCCGGCTCGGCCTATACCGAAGTGTCCATGAACAACGGTTTGGCCGAAAGCGAGCTGCCCGAGGCTTTTGAGCGCGAGGATTACCGCGTGCTGCTGGTGGCGGAAAAGTACCAGACCGGCTTTGACCAGCCGCTGTTGCAGACCATGTACGTGGTCAAGCGGCTGGCCGGGGTCCAGGCGGTGCAGACCCTGTCCCGCCTGAACCGCATGGCCCCGGGCAAGTCCCGGACCTTCGTCCTGGATTTTGCCAACGAGGAGGAGGACATCCACCGGGCGTTCAAGCCCTACTACGAGACCACGCCCATGGGCGAAAACGCCGAACCCCATCAACTGTCCGCATTGCAACACAAGCTGCTGGCCTGGACGATCTTCACGGCCCAGGAGGTGAACAGCTTCGCGGATGTCTGGTACCGTCGCAAGCGTCACCATTCCGCGGCCGACCACCGGGTGATGAACGCGGTTCTGGACGCCGGGGCGGCCCGTTTTCAGGACCATGAGGAAGCGGAACAGGAGGAGTTTCGCGGCCAGTTGACCGCCTATCGCAACCTGTACGCCTTTTTGTCCCAGATCATCCCCTATCAGGACAGCGAGCTGGAGAAATTCTACGCCTTTGTCCGCAACCTGCTCGCCAAACTGCCGCCGCCCGGCGACGGCCAGGCCTTTGCCCTGGATGACGAGGTGGCCCTGCGCTACTTCCGGTTGCAGCAGATGACCGAAGGCTCCATCGACCTGGGAGAGGGCGAAGCCTATCCCCTGAAGGGGCCCACCGACGTGGGAACGAGCTGCGTCATGGAAGGTCCGGTGACGCTGTCGTCGCTCGTGGAAAAGCTGAATGAACGCTTCGGCACCAATTTCACCGAGGCCGACCAACTGTTTTTTGACCAGATCAGCGCCAGCGCCGAGGACAACGAAAAAATCGTCGAAGCCGCCAAAGCCAACAACCTCCCCAACTTCTCGGCCTTTCTGGAACGGATGCTCGATGAACTCTTTATCGACCGCATGGAAAACAACGAAGAGATTTTCTCCCGGATCATGAACGACAAGGAGTTTCGCTCCGCGGCGCATGAGCATTTGGCGGAAGAGATATTCAAGCGAGTGCGGGATGCGGAGTTTCGGCAGGATGACCGACGACCTGAGCCAGTGCATCCCTAA